One genomic window of Corynebacterium massiliense DSM 45435 includes the following:
- a CDS encoding cutinase family protein, protein MSSKMSRCNLKLLALSMAGVAALGLAAPTASASVSGAIVGDLHDIPDCTPVVALVVPGALNSLAAIPESIPHGLQTRKVTAKLEQRGVATRTLSYNATPWFMQSYERSQREGYHGGLSFLKQAARKCPDSDFALAGYSEGADIAGRIAEDVFDGRGPIQAKRLKPVSLLSDPHNGGTKIIGGASQSATGILGRRKYGSGADKVLNICDSEDWICNRDVLSKDATTKDATEPGRKFDPLRPMSAEVIQATENLPQFVENLPSFMQGDVSHVTYYPWVVDAMVDHIAAESPETSRG, encoded by the coding sequence GTGTCTTCTAAAATGAGCCGTTGCAATCTGAAGTTATTAGCACTTTCGATGGCCGGGGTGGCTGCGCTAGGCCTAGCGGCACCAACTGCTTCGGCGAGCGTCTCGGGAGCTATCGTGGGAGACCTCCACGATATTCCAGACTGCACTCCAGTCGTAGCGCTTGTTGTGCCGGGAGCTTTGAATTCTTTGGCGGCAATTCCGGAATCTATCCCGCACGGACTTCAGACGCGGAAAGTGACGGCCAAGCTTGAGCAGCGGGGGGTGGCGACGCGGACGCTTTCTTACAACGCAACTCCATGGTTCATGCAGTCATACGAGCGCTCTCAAAGAGAGGGCTATCACGGTGGTTTGTCGTTCCTTAAGCAGGCAGCACGGAAGTGCCCCGACTCCGACTTTGCTCTTGCAGGTTACTCTGAGGGCGCTGATATCGCGGGCCGGATAGCGGAAGATGTGTTCGACGGGCGTGGGCCTATTCAAGCTAAGCGACTAAAACCCGTTTCCTTGCTTTCAGACCCGCACAATGGTGGCACCAAAATCATTGGTGGAGCCTCGCAGAGTGCGACCGGAATCCTTGGCCGCCGAAAGTACGGATCCGGTGCGGATAAGGTCCTGAATATTTGTGATTCGGAAGATTGGATCTGCAATCGTGATGTTTTGAGTAAGGATGCAACAACCAAGGACGCTACGGAACCGGGGCGGAAATTTGATCCTCTGCGCCCGATGTCAGCTGAGGTGATTCAAGCGACTGAGAATCTCCCCCAGTTTGTTGAGAATCTTCCTTCGTTCATGCAGGGTGACGTGTCCCACGTTACATACTATCCGTGGGTGGTTGACGCAATGGTGGATCATATCGCGGCGGAAAGCCCTGAAACCTCCCGTGGCTAG
- a CDS encoding YhgE/Pip domain-containing protein, whose translation MRTSWYLFLRDLKRLLKNRRVYAIVLGVLITPSLYAWFNINAFWDPYSATENIRVAVVSEDTGAPAPAGAGGSPGETINIGKTLTDKLADNDKMGWEFPDADTAHEGLMKGDYFAEIRVPADFSEKLTHLVDGDYAHPTLDYYVNEKVNGIAPSITDKGASTIGTTITDTFKQQVAEATAEQLRDTGMDVRGKVDSARDKASGSLGEVADKLDGASATAQDYRGRVDAARPALASTAETTDSIDGVLADLEGTLGEVDELTHTLQGTVAEFSGASSTALIESTNALQTGAARADASLTDTTDQLRSTQRRAQTAADDVDGIVTQGEDTVAQLEGLAGAVPLPPDAQRDVDEVVGSLRERTDAARAVLDGLHEVDRTTSQTLDSVAGLGGELSAAANQASDSAHAASDGIAANAPVVSAKLADLSGSVSKVKSAVESQRALLGQTKDLFAGIDKQLQSTVAILDQVSGDLHNYAGSARDTEADIAALLTTGDNEVLNDIVALQPDNVGDYLSSPVTITQHAVYPTENYGSAMASLFTNLSLWIGAFMLTIIYRVEADSAGFRRVTVGQGYLGRFFLFALMATLQAVVVMTGNLAFGVQHASVPGMYATAIFNSMCYTAIVYALVAALGHVGRGLAIFLLMVQIPGASGLYPIELMPDFFRAVYPVLPFRFGIDAMRETVVGFYGHHYLRDVFSLALLAAVVFAGGWLFRLALSHFHLMFNSQLARSELIRSEKVEITGSPYRLSDIMAAIGDRTEYRTEVDRRSRFIRDNYRALITAGIFFGVLGILVITGLAAFAHTDKTIMLALAVVWLLVVIVFLTVVEYLKQSAIDARAVSRLDDAELRDAIVHRHDSQAPASEVE comes from the coding sequence GTGCGAACTAGCTGGTATCTTTTCCTCCGCGATCTCAAGCGCCTGCTAAAAAACCGGCGGGTCTACGCCATCGTGTTGGGCGTCCTCATCACGCCGTCGTTGTATGCCTGGTTCAACATCAACGCCTTCTGGGACCCGTACTCCGCCACCGAAAACATCCGGGTGGCGGTGGTCAGCGAGGACACGGGCGCGCCCGCGCCCGCCGGCGCCGGCGGTTCCCCCGGCGAGACAATCAACATTGGCAAAACGCTCACGGACAAACTCGCCGACAACGACAAGATGGGCTGGGAATTCCCCGATGCGGACACGGCCCACGAGGGCCTGATGAAGGGCGACTACTTCGCCGAAATCCGGGTGCCCGCCGACTTCAGCGAGAAGCTCACCCACTTAGTCGACGGCGACTACGCCCACCCCACGCTCGACTATTACGTCAACGAGAAGGTCAACGGCATCGCCCCGTCAATTACCGATAAGGGCGCCAGCACCATCGGCACGACGATCACGGACACGTTCAAGCAGCAAGTCGCCGAAGCCACCGCGGAGCAGCTGCGCGATACCGGGATGGACGTGCGCGGCAAGGTGGATTCGGCCCGGGACAAAGCCTCCGGGAGCCTCGGCGAGGTCGCGGACAAGCTGGACGGTGCCAGCGCCACAGCCCAGGACTACCGCGGCCGGGTGGACGCGGCACGCCCGGCGCTCGCCAGTACCGCGGAGACCACCGACTCCATCGACGGTGTCCTGGCGGACCTCGAGGGCACCCTGGGCGAGGTCGACGAGCTCACCCACACCCTCCAGGGGACGGTCGCGGAGTTCTCCGGCGCGAGCTCCACCGCGCTCATCGAGTCCACCAACGCGCTCCAGACCGGCGCCGCGCGTGCCGATGCCTCACTGACCGACACCACCGACCAACTGCGCTCCACCCAGCGCCGGGCGCAAACGGCGGCTGACGATGTCGACGGCATCGTCACACAGGGCGAGGACACCGTCGCCCAGCTGGAAGGTCTGGCCGGCGCCGTGCCGCTGCCGCCGGACGCGCAGCGTGACGTCGACGAGGTGGTCGGCTCCCTGCGCGAGCGCACCGACGCCGCCCGCGCCGTCCTCGATGGGCTGCACGAGGTCGACCGCACCACCTCCCAGACCCTCGACTCGGTCGCCGGGCTCGGCGGGGAGCTGTCCGCCGCCGCCAACCAGGCCAGCGACTCCGCCCACGCCGCCAGCGACGGCATCGCCGCCAACGCCCCGGTGGTCAGCGCGAAGCTCGCCGATCTCTCCGGCAGCGTGTCCAAGGTGAAGTCGGCGGTGGAGAGCCAGCGCGCGCTGCTCGGGCAGACGAAGGATTTGTTCGCGGGCATCGACAAGCAACTGCAATCGACCGTGGCCATCCTCGACCAGGTCAGCGGAGACCTGCACAACTACGCCGGCTCCGCGCGCGACACCGAGGCGGACATCGCCGCGCTGCTGACCACCGGCGATAACGAGGTGCTCAACGACATCGTCGCACTGCAGCCGGATAACGTCGGCGATTACCTGTCCAGCCCAGTGACCATCACGCAGCACGCGGTGTACCCCACCGAGAACTACGGCAGCGCGATGGCCTCGCTGTTTACCAACCTCTCGCTGTGGATCGGCGCGTTCATGCTCACCATCATCTACCGCGTGGAGGCCGATAGCGCCGGCTTCCGGCGCGTGACCGTGGGCCAGGGCTACCTGGGGCGCTTCTTCCTCTTCGCGCTCATGGCCACCCTGCAAGCCGTCGTGGTGATGACCGGCAACCTCGCCTTCGGCGTCCAGCACGCCTCCGTGCCGGGGATGTACGCCACCGCGATTTTTAACTCGATGTGCTACACCGCCATCGTCTACGCCCTCGTCGCCGCCCTGGGCCACGTCGGCCGCGGCCTCGCCATCTTCCTGCTCATGGTGCAAATCCCCGGCGCCTCCGGCCTCTACCCCATCGAGCTCATGCCGGACTTTTTCCGCGCCGTCTATCCCGTGCTGCCCTTCCGGTTCGGCATCGACGCGATGCGCGAGACCGTCGTCGGCTTCTACGGCCACCACTACCTGCGCGACGTGTTCTCCCTCGCGCTGCTGGCCGCAGTGGTTTTCGCCGGCGGCTGGCTGTTCCGGCTGGCGCTGTCGCACTTCCACCTCATGTTCAACTCGCAGCTGGCGCGCTCGGAGCTCATCCGCAGCGAGAAGGTGGAGATCACCGGCTCGCCGTACCGCCTGTCGGACATCATGGCGGCCATCGGCGACCGCACCGAGTACCGCACGGAGGTGGACCGCCGCAGCCGGTTTATCCGGGACAACTACCGCGCGCTCATTACCGCCGGCATCTTTTTCGGCGTGCTCGGCATCCTGGTCATCACCGGGTTGGCCGCCTTCGCGCACACGGACAAGACGATCATGCTCGCGCTCGCCGTCGTCTGGCTGCTTGTCGTCATCGTCTTTTTGACGGTGGTGGAATACCTCAAGCAGTCGGCCATCGACGCCCGCGCGGTCAGCCGCCTTGACGATGCCGAGCTGCGCGACGCCATCGTCCACCGCCACGACTCCCAAGCCCCTGCATCGGAGGTGGAGTAA
- a CDS encoding YhgE/Pip domain-containing protein: MRTALSITAHDLRRLYTNVMTGIVMVGLVVLPCFFAWFNVLATWNPFGNTQRFQVAVANADEGFSSDMLPLKVSAGDMALSQLARNHDMDWVITDEDQAIEGAKSGEYYAAIVLPKTLSKDMFTFYAGDAHPSEISVYVNEKKSPLSPMLVSSGSEGVNEKINESFTHTLSEVAFGVVDTVHGALNDDDTHAALDSLETRLRSGRDDLNSAAGTADAIAGLADSTVPVVDNANGIAGSMRDSLDSVDAADFDGLGGGIAGSAGAIGGALGAAGEGLGPVKDQVDEILANAGESREAAAASLDDVAAQVKVSSDQYREVRDRLTNQLGPALPPQAGPAIDGARADLDDAIARLDGLHDRLTDAATRLRSGPASTSDADKQEIQASIATARDAIAGVRTTFETQVVPQVQQISASLDTLKGDVAGARADIDKTMSTLGNSPTSLRDTLTNAGGALRGLADELRGTAGKMDEALGAVYDSKETGNLDKLAEVIAGDPEELADTLAKPVDIERHAVFERASFGAGVAPLYTVLALWVGAVLTCVAVRTDKDSVRQSVRADADVTAIQRYFGRYLTFALTGLLQSTLLIGGLIVYVEVNPAHPLLLFVAGWVASLVFQLMCFTFVDTFGNAGKALGVLLLVLQVSAAGGAYPLMLLPDWVSSVSPWLPGTYTITAIRAALFGTYDGDFTKALAMLSLFVLPTLLIGLVIRPLIARQIAAINQAVDGTKVMQ; encoded by the coding sequence ATGCGCACCGCGCTGTCCATTACCGCGCACGATCTGCGCCGGCTCTACACCAACGTCATGACCGGCATCGTCATGGTGGGCCTGGTGGTCCTGCCGTGCTTTTTTGCCTGGTTCAACGTCCTGGCCACGTGGAACCCGTTTGGGAACACGCAGCGCTTCCAGGTCGCGGTGGCGAACGCGGACGAGGGTTTTTCCAGCGACATGCTGCCGCTCAAGGTCAGCGCCGGCGACATGGCGCTGTCCCAGTTAGCGCGCAACCACGACATGGACTGGGTGATCACCGACGAGGACCAGGCCATCGAGGGCGCGAAGTCCGGCGAGTACTACGCCGCCATCGTCTTGCCCAAAACGCTGAGCAAGGACATGTTCACCTTCTACGCCGGCGATGCGCACCCGAGCGAGATCTCCGTCTACGTCAACGAGAAGAAGTCCCCGCTGTCGCCCATGCTGGTCTCTTCCGGCAGCGAGGGTGTGAACGAAAAGATCAACGAATCGTTCACCCATACCCTCTCCGAGGTGGCCTTCGGCGTGGTGGACACGGTGCACGGCGCGCTGAACGATGACGACACGCACGCCGCCCTCGATTCCCTGGAGACCCGCCTGCGCAGCGGCCGCGACGACCTGAACTCCGCGGCGGGCACCGCCGATGCCATCGCCGGGCTCGCGGACTCGACCGTGCCCGTGGTGGACAACGCGAACGGCATCGCGGGCTCGATGCGCGATTCTTTGGACTCGGTCGACGCCGCCGACTTCGACGGCCTCGGCGGGGGCATCGCGGGCAGCGCCGGCGCGATTGGTGGCGCGCTCGGTGCGGCCGGCGAGGGGCTTGGCCCCGTCAAGGATCAAGTGGACGAGATCCTGGCCAATGCCGGTGAGTCCCGGGAGGCGGCCGCGGCATCGCTTGACGATGTCGCCGCCCAAGTCAAGGTGTCCTCCGATCAGTACCGGGAGGTCCGCGATCGCCTGACCAACCAGCTCGGCCCCGCCCTGCCCCCGCAGGCCGGCCCGGCCATCGACGGCGCGCGGGCGGATCTCGATGACGCCATCGCCCGCCTCGACGGTCTGCACGACCGGTTAACCGACGCCGCGACGCGCCTGCGCTCCGGCCCGGCGAGCACGAGCGACGCGGACAAGCAGGAGATTCAGGCGTCCATCGCCACGGCCCGCGACGCCATCGCCGGGGTGCGCACCACCTTTGAGACCCAAGTGGTGCCCCAGGTGCAGCAGATCTCGGCCTCCCTGGACACCCTCAAGGGCGATGTGGCCGGTGCACGCGCGGACATCGATAAGACGATGTCCACCCTGGGGAACTCCCCGACTTCGCTGCGGGACACGCTCACCAACGCCGGCGGCGCGCTGCGCGGGCTTGCCGATGAGCTGCGCGGCACCGCCGGCAAGATGGACGAGGCCTTAGGCGCCGTCTACGACTCCAAGGAGACCGGCAACCTGGACAAGCTGGCTGAGGTCATCGCCGGCGACCCGGAGGAACTCGCCGATACGCTAGCCAAGCCGGTAGACATTGAGCGCCACGCCGTCTTTGAGCGCGCCAGCTTCGGCGCCGGCGTCGCGCCGCTCTACACCGTTCTCGCCCTGTGGGTCGGCGCGGTGCTGACGTGCGTGGCGGTGCGCACCGACAAGGATTCGGTCCGCCAGAGCGTGCGTGCCGATGCCGACGTCACCGCCATCCAGCGCTACTTCGGCCGCTACCTCACCTTCGCCCTCACGGGGCTTTTGCAATCCACGCTGCTCATCGGCGGGCTCATCGTCTACGTGGAGGTCAACCCCGCGCACCCGCTGCTGCTGTTCGTCGCCGGGTGGGTGGCCAGCCTGGTGTTCCAGCTGATGTGTTTCACCTTCGTGGACACCTTTGGCAACGCGGGCAAGGCCCTGGGCGTGCTGCTGCTCGTCCTGCAGGTCTCCGCCGCCGGCGGCGCCTACCCGCTGATGCTGCTGCCCGATTGGGTGAGTTCGGTGAGCCCCTGGCTGCCGGGCACCTACACCATCACCGCCATCCGCGCCGCGCTGTTCGGCACCTACGACGGCGACTTCACCAAGGCACTGGCGATGCTCAGCCTGTTCGTCCTCCCCACCCTCCTCATCGGCCTGGTCATCCGTCCGCTCATCGCCCGCCAGATCGCCGCCATCAACCAGGCGGTTGACGGTACTAAAGTAATGCAGTGA
- a CDS encoding AMP-binding protein, with amino-acid sequence MSTYTLKPSSEHGVSRAEVMKQFFFFLRAMRESKILEKPSSLSSLREEVAIRRRWGSLESGTLAINAKKYPDELGFVDEEGELTYLEFFDRVYRLAHGLQERGVHEGDNVAVMALNGRAAVFPLCARQMLGYHIFMINANSSGQQIHKVLGFHDIDAFVVDQEFYDRLLPETKEQFDIIIGFVDDEKALDRADTLKQIIDNTVLNTGEDRLPEKPTKSQHVVMTSGTTGMPKGVIRRQLLSPQGIAPALATVPWRRGMNVFVQGTLFHFYGWGIMMVTLVTGSTIITRRKHSSEQTLQVLKDYKVNGWCSSASRLRAMISELDKRESAGVSGLEWITSSGSPLTPFEVESMAKYFGPVLVNSYGSTETSAIAMSPGRMLASDPLLTGRIYPGAMVEILDDDGNPVPDGEMGEVYAGCYDMFVGYTDPDIKPTVNNGLIRMGDKGYRKGDRLYVVGRADDLVITQFAEKIFPSELEDVLIRDERVSEVHVHGVRDDKFGQALRCYVIREDGISEDELNEDVVKELLRTGLSDAHVPRDVFFVHDFPRNAMGKVIRPQLPDHSTA; translated from the coding sequence ATGTCGACCTATACTCTTAAGCCATCCTCCGAGCACGGCGTTAGCCGTGCTGAAGTGATGAAGCAGTTTTTCTTCTTTCTTCGCGCGATGCGCGAGTCAAAGATTCTTGAAAAACCGTCTTCTCTGTCTTCGCTAAGGGAAGAGGTTGCAATTCGTCGGCGCTGGGGAAGCCTTGAATCCGGGACTCTCGCTATAAACGCCAAAAAGTACCCGGATGAACTTGGCTTTGTTGATGAGGAAGGTGAACTCACATACCTAGAGTTTTTTGATCGTGTTTACCGCCTAGCCCACGGTCTGCAAGAACGAGGGGTGCATGAAGGTGACAATGTTGCCGTAATGGCACTCAACGGACGCGCAGCCGTATTTCCACTTTGTGCTCGACAGATGCTGGGCTACCACATCTTCATGATCAATGCGAATAGCTCAGGACAGCAGATTCACAAGGTGCTCGGGTTTCATGATATCGATGCTTTTGTCGTGGATCAGGAATTTTATGATCGCTTGCTTCCGGAGACAAAGGAACAGTTTGACATCATCATCGGTTTCGTTGATGACGAGAAAGCTCTTGACCGAGCCGATACCCTTAAGCAGATTATCGATAACACTGTCCTAAACACGGGAGAGGATCGGCTTCCTGAGAAACCCACGAAGTCCCAGCATGTTGTCATGACCTCAGGGACGACGGGTATGCCGAAAGGTGTCATCCGTCGACAGTTGCTTTCCCCGCAGGGGATTGCCCCGGCGCTGGCAACCGTACCTTGGCGACGGGGAATGAACGTGTTTGTTCAGGGAACACTGTTCCACTTTTATGGATGGGGCATTATGATGGTCACTCTAGTGACTGGGTCTACAATCATTACGCGGCGCAAACACTCGTCTGAGCAAACGCTCCAAGTCCTTAAGGACTATAAAGTAAACGGCTGGTGCTCGTCGGCTTCTCGTCTTCGTGCGATGATCTCAGAACTCGATAAACGAGAGTCCGCTGGGGTAAGTGGGTTAGAATGGATTACTTCTTCTGGTAGTCCCTTAACCCCGTTCGAAGTCGAAAGTATGGCGAAGTACTTTGGGCCCGTTCTGGTTAATAGTTACGGGTCAACCGAAACATCTGCCATTGCTATGAGCCCGGGGCGTATGTTGGCGTCTGACCCCTTGCTTACCGGCAGAATATACCCTGGTGCGATGGTCGAAATCCTCGATGACGACGGAAACCCAGTGCCCGATGGTGAAATGGGCGAGGTCTATGCCGGTTGCTACGATATGTTTGTCGGGTATACCGATCCAGACATTAAGCCGACGGTCAACAACGGTCTGATTCGTATGGGCGATAAGGGCTACCGTAAGGGGGATCGTCTTTATGTCGTTGGGCGCGCGGATGATCTGGTTATTACCCAGTTCGCGGAGAAGATTTTTCCGTCGGAGCTCGAAGACGTCCTCATTCGTGACGAGCGCGTTTCGGAAGTACACGTTCATGGTGTCCGTGACGATAAATTCGGGCAGGCCTTGCGTTGCTACGTAATCCGCGAGGACGGGATTAGTGAAGACGAGTTGAACGAGGATGTCGTCAAAGAACTCCTGCGAACCGGACTCTCTGACGCACATGTGCCCCGTGACGTCTTTTTCGTCCATGACTTCCCCAGGAACGCCATGGGTAAGGTGATTAGGCCTCAGTTGCCGGATCATTCGACCGCTTAA
- a CDS encoding cytochrome P450 translates to MVDRSQVPGPKSLPVIGTAYSVNPNNLVKSQTELGDKYGEIFLHDLPGQPPLYIIGSHRLTHELCDQKRFHKAIHPSLEAIRTFAGNGLFTSYYDEPEWGQAHRILMPAFNPAALREMYEGMTDIAEQLMFKWARTRSDDPVDIPGDCTRLTLDTIALCSFSYRFNSFYSEKLHPFVAAMANGLKDSGKRSHMPDVLNKLNVPGTRRYDRDITTMKDTVDSLIAERKENPRTTENRDVLDVMLEAKDPKTGAKLSDENLRYQLITFLIAGHETTSGLLSFVVYELIKNPRVFKKAREIVDRVLGGRFPDYSDLKELGYLDQVLREGLRLYPTAPAFAVSSYEETVIGKDAKHEGVTVKPDDMLLVLLGRVHRDPDVWDSPEEFRPERFDFENAKDIPQHAWKPFGNGQRSCLGRAFALQEATMVLALMVQHFDFEFADPEYELDVIDGLTSKPKDLLVKVHNRPGHEFTGRRARRENEDRKEDLSLPLSDVQPNGHTIQIAVGSNAGTCLTFAKKLERFAFRQGYDVEVMDLDEAVDNLQCGDPVLIVTSSYEGLPPDNAAQFLEWLSVNDPDLTGVNYAVFGSGNSEWASTFQRVPTLVDELLNECGAYRLVERGAADVRGDHLGAFQDWSEELWNTVAENYDVDHHDYEREKLVLEGSTNRSHFLNAAKYGSGATDAQYVAAQVTDKAVLSSTNDDNGPIRTKMHLEVKLPGSVTFETGDYLEILPRNNPDLVERALKTFGLLGDDRVIVRSDHAFLPSNTPVTYREIFADYVNLSTIPTQRLISKLAEECPCPPEKSDIQELAGPLYQNEILDRRVSLLDLLEMYPSIRPDLTNFLENLEPLSPRKYSISSSSSRGNNTPAITFSVIDEPAWSGYGNFAGVASTYLANLEVGSKIQVRVVAGNPAFKPDKEPTAPAILIGAGTGIAPLRAFLQDLAANPVEAPRKPSEPKAVLYYGCHGEKSDFLYSDELRTLEEANIVDVRPAFSRHPVDGETGRIRYVQHRLWEDRNEVASLCERGAKVLVCGDARRLAPAVRQTFVSIVADTRGVSENEAATVVDKMQREKFSYVADVFE, encoded by the coding sequence ATGGTGGATCGAAGCCAAGTTCCCGGTCCCAAATCTCTACCAGTGATCGGGACTGCATACAGTGTTAACCCGAACAATCTAGTGAAGTCCCAGACCGAGCTAGGGGACAAGTACGGGGAAATATTCCTACATGATCTGCCGGGGCAACCTCCTCTGTACATTATCGGCTCCCACCGCCTCACCCACGAGTTATGTGACCAGAAACGCTTTCACAAAGCAATTCATCCGTCGCTTGAGGCTATCCGCACGTTTGCAGGTAACGGGCTCTTCACGTCCTACTACGACGAACCAGAATGGGGCCAGGCACACCGTATCCTAATGCCGGCATTTAATCCGGCTGCCTTACGGGAAATGTATGAAGGTATGACGGATATTGCTGAGCAACTTATGTTCAAATGGGCTCGTACGCGCAGCGATGATCCTGTCGATATACCGGGAGATTGCACGCGATTGACGCTGGATACAATTGCACTCTGTTCTTTCAGCTACCGCTTTAACTCCTTCTATTCCGAGAAGCTGCACCCGTTTGTCGCCGCGATGGCGAACGGGCTCAAAGATTCAGGTAAGCGTTCTCACATGCCTGATGTGTTAAACAAGCTAAACGTCCCAGGAACGCGTCGATACGACCGAGATATAACGACGATGAAGGACACGGTTGATTCCCTCATCGCCGAAAGGAAGGAAAACCCACGTACCACGGAAAACCGAGACGTCCTAGACGTCATGTTGGAAGCTAAGGATCCGAAAACGGGTGCTAAGCTTTCCGATGAGAACCTCCGATATCAGCTGATTACGTTCCTGATTGCAGGTCACGAGACAACATCTGGTTTGCTGAGTTTCGTCGTGTACGAGCTTATTAAAAACCCTCGGGTCTTTAAGAAAGCCCGGGAAATTGTCGACCGCGTTCTCGGCGGTAGGTTCCCTGATTACTCGGATCTCAAAGAACTCGGTTACCTCGACCAAGTGTTGCGAGAGGGATTGAGGCTTTACCCTACCGCACCAGCGTTTGCGGTTAGTTCGTACGAAGAAACGGTCATCGGTAAAGACGCTAAACATGAAGGTGTCACGGTCAAGCCCGACGACATGTTGCTTGTACTGCTTGGGAGGGTGCACCGTGATCCCGACGTCTGGGATTCTCCTGAAGAATTCCGGCCTGAACGGTTTGATTTTGAGAACGCGAAAGACATACCACAGCATGCGTGGAAACCATTCGGAAACGGTCAACGATCATGCCTAGGCCGAGCGTTTGCGCTGCAGGAAGCAACTATGGTCTTGGCGTTAATGGTTCAGCACTTCGATTTTGAATTTGCTGATCCTGAGTACGAACTCGACGTCATTGATGGGTTGACTTCCAAGCCCAAAGATCTTCTGGTGAAGGTTCATAACCGGCCGGGACATGAGTTTACCGGCAGGCGAGCTCGTCGCGAGAATGAAGATCGTAAAGAAGATTTATCCCTCCCTCTCTCGGACGTTCAGCCCAATGGGCACACTATCCAGATAGCTGTCGGATCTAACGCCGGTACGTGTCTCACCTTTGCGAAAAAACTTGAGCGTTTTGCTTTCCGTCAGGGATATGACGTCGAGGTAATGGACCTCGATGAAGCTGTCGACAACCTGCAGTGTGGTGACCCGGTCTTAATAGTCACCTCTTCCTATGAGGGCTTGCCACCAGATAATGCTGCACAATTCCTCGAATGGCTTTCAGTCAATGATCCCGATTTGACTGGCGTGAACTACGCGGTATTCGGCAGCGGCAATAGTGAGTGGGCCTCTACTTTTCAGAGAGTGCCGACTCTGGTGGACGAACTTCTTAACGAATGTGGTGCATATCGTTTAGTCGAACGTGGCGCCGCGGACGTAAGAGGGGACCACCTGGGCGCGTTCCAAGACTGGTCTGAAGAACTGTGGAATACGGTCGCTGAAAATTACGATGTCGACCATCACGATTACGAGCGTGAAAAGTTAGTTCTCGAGGGTTCAACAAACCGGTCCCATTTCCTCAACGCAGCGAAATATGGCTCCGGTGCTACGGATGCGCAGTACGTAGCCGCTCAAGTCACGGATAAGGCAGTACTGTCCTCTACCAACGATGACAACGGCCCAATCCGTACCAAAATGCATCTGGAGGTAAAACTGCCGGGTAGCGTCACTTTCGAAACGGGTGACTATCTGGAAATTTTGCCTCGGAACAACCCGGATCTAGTTGAACGGGCACTAAAAACGTTCGGTTTGTTAGGTGATGATCGCGTTATTGTTAGATCGGATCATGCTTTCTTGCCGTCAAACACGCCCGTTACATACCGGGAAATATTTGCAGATTATGTGAATCTTTCGACCATTCCTACGCAACGGCTTATTTCTAAACTCGCCGAAGAATGCCCCTGCCCTCCAGAAAAGTCTGATATTCAGGAGCTTGCTGGCCCGCTGTACCAGAATGAGATTTTGGATCGTCGCGTTAGTCTCCTGGACTTACTGGAGATGTACCCGTCGATTCGTCCAGATTTGACTAATTTTCTGGAAAATTTGGAACCCCTCTCACCTCGTAAGTACTCCATTTCTTCGTCGTCGAGTCGCGGGAATAACACACCGGCTATCACCTTCTCAGTAATTGATGAGCCTGCCTGGTCGGGCTATGGTAATTTTGCGGGAGTAGCATCGACCTACCTCGCGAACTTGGAGGTTGGTAGTAAAATCCAGGTCCGAGTTGTAGCCGGTAACCCTGCCTTCAAGCCGGACAAAGAACCTACTGCCCCTGCGATACTTATTGGTGCGGGTACGGGTATTGCTCCATTGCGAGCGTTTCTTCAGGACTTGGCGGCTAATCCAGTCGAAGCTCCAAGGAAACCATCTGAACCTAAGGCTGTTCTCTACTACGGATGCCATGGTGAGAAATCTGATTTTCTTTACTCGGATGAGCTTCGCACTTTGGAAGAAGCAAATATTGTGGACGTTCGGCCTGCTTTTTCGCGCCACCCCGTCGATGGCGAGACCGGTCGTATTCGCTACGTTCAGCACCGTCTTTGGGAGGATCGAAATGAGGTAGCAAGCCTATGCGAACGGGGCGCGAAGGTTTTGGTATGCGGGGATGCACGCCGCCTTGCTCCTGCAGTTCGCCAAACCTTCGTGTCGATAGTGGCCGATACCCGAGGCGTATCGGAAAACGAAGCAGCTACTGTCGTTGACAAAATGCAACGTGAGAAATTCTCATACGTTGCCGACGTATTCGAATAG